The nucleotide window GGAGGCGACGCTTACCCGCAGTTGCAACGGCGCATCAAAATTCGCAGAAATCGTGGCAGAATTCGCTGCAACGAAAGGCTGAAATTCACAACGGAACAGATTCGTCACGGGAAGTGGCTGTCGGCTGGGCGTTCGGACACAAAGTTTACACACCGGAAGACCTGGAAAGGGATTTGTCCGGGATCGTAGGTCTTGAGCATGTCAAAGAATCGATTCGAGACATTTACTTCACGATCAGGACAAACCAAGAAAGAAAGTTAAGAGGGCTACAAACGACGCAGCAATCTCTACACATGGTCTTTTTGGGGAATCCGGGGACAGGGAAAACCACGGTAGCCAGGCTGATGGGAGAGATGTTTCGTCGAATGGGCGTTCTCTCTAAAGGACATTTTGTCGAGACCGATCCAACGGGATTGATTGCCGAGCACCTTGGGCAAACAGGACCAAAAACATTCAAAAAGATCAAAGAAGCGATGGGAGGAGTCCTCTTTATTGATGAAGCGTATGCCCTGATTGACATGGAGCGTCCTGATATCAACACGTTCGGAAAGGAAGCCATAAGCGTTTTGATCAAGGCAATGGAGGACTACAGGGAAAATCTGTGTG belongs to Effusibacillus pohliae DSM 22757 and includes:
- a CDS encoding AAA family ATPase, producing the protein MESRSLFRSIIHSETTDIIVKYVFPELWLLWRSFESARLRRRRLPAVATAHQNSQKSWQNSLQRKAEIHNGTDSSREVAVGWAFGHKVYTPEDLERDLSGIVGLEHVKESIRDIYFTIRTNQERKLRGLQTTQQSLHMVFLGNPGTGKTTVARLMGEMFRRMGVLSKGHFVETDPTGLIAEHLGQTGPKTFKKIKEAMGGVLFIDEAYALIDMERPDINTFGKEAISVLIKAMEDYRENLCVIYAGYKEEMEAFLDINPGMKSRIPFVIEFEDYRPEELVQIFCLECSKRQYRITPEGEAYLLDLFDRNLGNMRTLGNGRFARNVLEAAITQQARRLGSMTTVASTEDLLVLAVEDLRAWELKRG